The proteins below are encoded in one region of Saccopteryx leptura isolate mSacLep1 chromosome 1, mSacLep1_pri_phased_curated, whole genome shotgun sequence:
- the DCHS1 gene encoding protocadherin-16: MQRELGTVSSCTSMQSPGPLPLFPLLLLLLGARVTGAWGQAGSLDLQIDEEQPAGTLIGDISAGLPAGTATPPMYFISAQEGSGVGTDLAIDEHSGVVRTARVLDRERRDRYRFTAVTPDGATVEVTVQVADINDHAPVFPQARAALQIPEHTALGTRYPLEPARDADAGRLGTQGYALSGDGAGETFRLETRPGPDGVPVPELVVTGELDRENRSHYVLQLEAYDGGSPPWRAQALLDVTLLDINDHAPAFNQSRYHAVVSESLAPGSPVLQVYAADADADANGAVTYEINRRQSEGDGPFSIDAHTGLLRLERPLDFEQRRVHELVVQARDGGAHPELGSAFVTVHVRDANDNQPSMTVIFLSADGSPRVSEAAPPGQLVARISVSDPDDGDFAHVNVSLEGGEGHFALSTQDSVIYLVCVARQLDREERDAYNLRVTATDSGSPPLRAEAAFVLHVTDVNDNAPAFDRQLYRPEPLPEVALPGSFVVRVMARDPDQGTNGQVTYSLAPGAHTRWFSIDPTSGIITTAASLDYELEPQPQLIVVATDGGLPPLTSSATVSVMLQDVNDNEPQFQKTFYNASLPEGTQPGTCFLQVTATDADSGPFGLLSYSLGAGLGASGSPPFRIDAHSGDVCTTHTLDRDQGPSSFDFTVTAVDGGGLKSMVYVKVFVSDENDNPPQFYPREYAASLSTQSPPGTAVLRVRAHDPDQGPHGQLSYHIMAGNNPPLFALDEHSGLLTVAWPLARKANSVVQLEIGAQDGGGLQAEPSARVNISIVPGTPKPPTFEQLQYVFSVREDVAPGTSVGIIQAHNPQGHLGPVTLTLSGGDPRGLFSLDGASGLLQTLRPLDRELLGPVLELEVRAGSGVPPAFAVARVRVLLDDVNDNSPAFPAPEDTVMLPPNTAPGTLIYTLRALDPDSGINSQVTFTLLAGGGGVFTVDPTTGHIRLMGPLGPPGETSHELELEARDGGSPPRTSHFRLRVVVQDLGTRGLVPHFDSPIYRVDLPSGTIPGTQVLQVQARAPDGGSVTYHLAGDGPSSPFGLEPHSGWLWVRAALDREAQELYTLKVMAVSGSKAELGQQTGTATIRVNILNQNDHSPHLSEEPTFLAVAENQPPGTSVGRVFATDRDSGPNGRLTYSLQQVSEDSKAFRIHPQAGEVTTLQTLDRERQSSYQLLVQVQDGGNPPRSTTGTVHIAVLDLNDNSPTFLQASGAAGGGLPIQVPDRAPPGTLVTTLQAKDPDEGENGTILYTLTGPGSELFSLHPHSGELLTAAPLIRAERPHYVLTLSAHDQGSPPRSSSLQLLVQVLPSAHSAEPPPDFSEPDPLAPVPVVLTVTAAEGLQPGSLLGSVAPPEPAGVGAFTYTLVGGADPDGTFALDAASGRLYLARPLDFEAGPTWRALTVRAEGPGGSGARLLRVQVRVQDENEHAPAFARDPLALALPENPEPGAALYTFRASDADGPGPNSDVRYRLLRQEPPAPALRLDARTGALSAPRGLDRETTPAMLLLVEATDRPANASRRRTARVSARVFVTDENDNAPVFASPSRVRLPEDQPPGSVALHVVARDPDLGEAARVTYRLAAGGDGYFRLHSSTGALSVVRPLDREQRAEHVLTVVASDHGSPPRSTTQLLTVTVADVNDEAPTFQQQEYSVLLRENSPPGTSLLTLQATDPDLGANGQVTYGGISGESFSLDPDTGVLTALRALDREEQEEINLTVYARDRGSPPLLTHVTVRVTVEDENDHAPTFGSAHLSLEVPEGQDPQILTTLRASDPDVGANGKLQYRILDGDPSGAFVLDLASGKFGTMRPLDREVEPAFQLRIEAQDGGQPALSATLLLTVTVLDANDHAPTFPVPAYSVEVPEDAPAGTLLLQLQAHDPDAGANGHVTYYLGAGAAGAFLLEPSSGELRTATALDREQCPSYAFSASAVDGAAAGPLSTTVPITITVHDVNDHAPTFPTSPLRLRLPRPSPSTPTLALATLRAEDRDAGANASILYRLAGTAPPGTTVDSYTGEIRVARPLVALGPRDRVLFIVATDLGRPARSATGVVIVGLQGESERGPRFPRASSETVLRENAPPGTIIASPKAVHTGGSNGLITYSILSGNEKGTFFIQPSTGAITVRSAEGLDFEANPRLRLVLQAESGGAFAFSVLTLTLQDTNDNAPRFLQPHYVAFLPESRPLDGPLLQVEADDLDQGPSGQIFYSLAASQPARGLFHVDPATGTITTTAILDREIWAETRLVLMATDRGSPALVGSATLTVMVIDTNDNRPTIPQPWELRVSEDALLGSEIAQVTGNDVDSGPVLWYVLSSSEPQDPFSVGRYGGRVSLTGPLDFEQRDHYHLQLLAHDGPHEGRANLTVLVEDVNDNAPVFSQNLYQVTMLEHTPPGSAILSVSATDRDSGANGHISYHLASPAEGFSVDPNNGTLFTTVGTMALGHEDLGVVDVVLEARDHGMPGRAARATVHVQLQDQNDHAPSFTLPHYRVAVTEDLPPGSTLLTLEATDADGSRTHATVDYSIVSGNRGRVFQLEPRLAEAGESGGLGPQALGCLVLLEPLDFESLTQYNLTVAAADRGQPPRSSAVPVTVTVLDVNDNPPVFTRASYRVAISEDTPVGAELLHVEASDADPGPHGLVRFTLSSGDPSGFFELDESSGALRLARPLDCETQAQHQLVVQAADPVGAHFALAPVTIEVQDVNDHSPAFPLSLLSTSLAENQPPGTLVTTLHAIDQDAGAFGRLRYSLLEAGPGPEGHEAFALNGSTGELRARVAFDYEHTGSFQLLVGAADAGNLSASVTVSVLVTGEDEYDPVFLAPAFHFQVPEGARRGHSLGHVQATDEDGGADGLVLYSLATSSPYFGINQTTGALYLRVDSRAPGSGTGPSGGGVRTRREAPRELRLEVVARGPLPGSRSATVPVTVDITHTALGLAPDLNLLLVGAVAASLGVVVVLALVALVLGLVRARSRKAEAAPGPMSQAAPLASGSLQKLDREPPSPPPSEHLYHQTLPSYGGPGAGGPYPRGGSLDPSHSSGRGSAEAAEDDEIRMINEFPRVASVASSLAARGPDSGIQQDADGLSDTSCEPPAPDTWYKGRKAGLLLPGAGATLYREEGPPAPATAFLGGCGLSPAPTGDYGFPADGKPCVAGALTAIVAGEEELRGSYNWDYLLSWCPQFQPLASVFTEIARLKDEARPCPPAPRIDPPPLITAVAHPGAKSVPPKPASTAATRAIFPPASHRSPISHEGSLSSAAMSPSFSPSLSPLAARSPVVSPFGVAQGPSASALSTESGLEPPDDTELHI; the protein is encoded by the exons ATGCAGAGAGAACTGGGCACTGTGTCTTCCTGCACTAGCATGCAGAGCCCCGGGCCCCTTCCCCTGttcccactgctgctgctgctgctgggggcCAGGGTGACAGGCGCCTGGGGCCAGGCCGGGAGCTTGGACCTACAGATCGATGAGGAACAACCAGCAGGCACACTGATCGGGGACATCAGTGCGGGGCTTCCGGCAGGCACAGCAACACCTCCCATGTACTTCATTTCCGCGCAGGAGGGCAGCGGTGTGGGCACAGACCTGGCAATCGACGAGCACAGTGGGGTGGTCCGTACAGCCCGTGTCTTGGACCGGGAGCGGCGGGATCGCTACCGCTTCACTGCAGTCACTCCTGACGGCGCCACTGTGGAAGTTACTGTGCAAGTGGCTGACATCAATGACCATGCTCCAGTCTTCCCGCAGGCCCGTGCTGCCCTGCAGATACCTGAGCATACAGCTCTTGGCACCCGCTACCCGCTGGAGCCTGCCCGTGATGCAGATGCTGGTCGCCTAGGAACCCAGGGCTACGCGCTTTCTGGTGACGGGGCTGGAGAGACCTTCCGGCTGGAGACACGGCCTGGTCCTGACGGGGTCCCAGTGCCCGAGCTGGTTGTTACTGGGGAGCTGGACCGAGAGAACCGCTCACACTATGTGCTGCAACTGGAAGCCTATGATGGTGGCTCACCCCCCTGGAGGGCCCAGGCCCTGCTGGATGTGACACTGCTGGACATCAATGACCATGCCCCAGCTTTCAATCAGAGCCGCTATCACGCTGTGGTGTCTGAGAGCCTGGCCCCTGGCAGCCCAGTCTTGCAGGTGTACGCAGCTGATGCTGATGCCGATGCCAATGGGGCCGTGACTTATGAGATCAACCGGAGACAGAGCGAGGGCGATGGACCCTTCTCCATTGACGCGCACACAGGGCTGCTGCGGCTGGAGCGGCCATTGGACTTTGAGCAACGGCGGGTCCACGAACTGGTGGTACAGGCGCGGGACGGGGGCGCTCACCCTGAGCTGGGCTCAGCCTTTGTGACTGTGCACGTGCGAGATGCCAATGACAATCAGCCCTCCATGACTGTCATCTTCCTCAGTGCAGACGGCTCCCCACGAGTGTCCGAGGCTGCCCCTCCGGGCCAGCTTGTTGCTCGCATCTCTGTGTCAGACCCAGATGATGGTGACTTTGCCCATGTCAACGTGTCCCTGGAGGGTGGAGAGGGTCACTTTGCCTTAAGCACCCAGGACAGCGTCATTTACCTGGTGTGCGTGGCTCGGCAGCTGGATCGGGAGGAGCGGGATGCCTATAACTTACGGGTAACCGCCACAGACTCAGGCTCACCCCCACTGCGGGCCGAGGCTGCCTTTGTGTTGCATGTCACTGATGTCAATGACAATGCTCCTGCCTTTGACCGCCAGCTCTACCGACCTGAGCCCCTGCCTGAGGTTGCACTACCCGGCAGCTTCGTGGTGCGGGTGATGGCCCGGGATCCTGACCAGGGCACCAATGGTCAGGTCACCTATAGCCTGGCCCCAGGCGCCCACACCCGCTGGTTCTCCATCGACCCCACCTCAGGCATCATCACCACGGCTGCCTCGCTGGACTATGAGTTGGAGCCCCAGCCACAACTCATTGTGGTGGCCACAGATGGGGGCTTgccccctctcacctcctctgCCACAGTTAGCGTGATGCTGCAAGATGTGAATGATAATGAGCCTCAGTTCCAGAAAACCTTCTACAATGCCTCACTGCCTGAAGGCACCCAGCCTGGAACCTGCTTCCTACAG GTGACTGCCACAGACGCAGACAGTGGCCCATTTGGCCTCCTCTCCTATTCTTTGGGTGCTGGACTTGGGGCTTCGGGGTCTCCCCCTTTCCGCATTGATGCCCACAGTGGTGATGTGTGCACGACCCACACCCTGGACCGCGACCAGGGGCCCTCAAGCTTTGACTTCACAGTGACGGCTGTGGATGGG GGTGGCCTCAAGTCCATGGTATATGTAAAAGTTTTTGTGTCAGACGAGAATGACAACCCACCTCAGTTCTATCCACGGGAGTATGCTGCCAGTCTGAGCACCCAGAGTCCACCAGGCACAGCTGTGCTGAGGGTGCGTGCCCATGACCCTGACCAGGGACCCCACGGGCAACTCTCCTACCACATCATGGCTGGCAATAACCCCCCACTCTTTGCCTTGGATGAGCACTCAG GGCTGTTGACAGTAGCCTGGCCTTTGGCTAGAAAGGCCAACTCTGTGGTGCAGCTGGAGATTGGGGCTCAGGATGGAGGTGGCCTACAGGCAGAGCCCAGTGCCCGAGTCAACATCAGCATTGTGCCTGGAACCCCCAAACCACCCACATTCGAACAACTGCAGTATGTCTTTTCTGTGCGAGAGGACGTGGCACCAGGCACCAGTGTGGGCATAATCCAGGCACACAACCCACAAG GTCACCTGGGGCCTGTAACCCTCACCCTATCAGGTGGGGATCCTCGAGGACTCTTCTCCCTAGATGGGGCCTCAGGGCTATTACAAACTCTTCGCCCCCTGGACCGGGAGCTGCTGGGGCCAGTGCTGGAGCTTGAGGTGCGGGCAGGCAGTGGAGTGCCCCCGGCTTTTGCTGTAGCTCGGGTGCGGGTACTGCTGGATGATGTGAATGACAACTCCCCTGCCTTCCCTGCACCTGAAGACACAGTGATGCTGCCACCAAACACTGCCCCAGGGACCCTCATCTATACACTGCGTGCTCTGGACCCCGACTCAGGCATTAACAGTCAAGTCACCTTTACCCTTCTTGCTGGAGGTGGTGGGGTCTTCACCGTGGACCCCACCACAGGCCACATACGACTTATGGGACCCCTGGGGCCTCCAGGGGAGACATCCCATGAGCTGGAGCTGGAGGCCCGGGATGGGGGTTCCCCACCCCGCACCAGCCACTTTCGACTGAGGGTGGTGGTACAGGACTTGGGGACTCGTGGGCTGGTTCCCCACTTTGACAGTCCTATCTACCGTGTGGACCTGCCCTCAGGCACCATCCCTGGAACTCAGGTCCTGCAAGTGCAGGCTCGAGCACCTGATGGGGGCTCTGTCACCTATCACCTTGCAGGAGATGGGCCAAGTAGCCCTTTTGGTCTGGAGCCACACAGTGGGTGGCTATGGGTGCGGGCAGCACTGGACCGTGAGGCACAGGAATTGTACACACTTAAGGTAATGGCAGTGTCTGGATCCAAAGCTGAGTtgggacagcagacaggaacaGCCACTATAAGGGTCAACATCCTCAACCAGAATGACCACAGTCCCCACTTGTCTGAGGAACCCACCTTCCTGGCTGTGGCAGAGAACCAGCCCCCAGGGACCAGTGTGGGCCGGGTTTTTGCCACTGATCGAGACTCGGGGCCCAATGGACGTCTGACCTACAGCCTGCAACAGGTGTCAGAAGACAGCAAGGCTTTCCGAATACACCCCCAGGCTG gagaagtgaccacacTCCAAACCCTGGACCGCGAGCGGCAGAGCAGCTACCAGCTCCTGGTGCAGGTGCAGGATGGCGGGAACCCACCCCGGAGTACCACAGGCACCGTGCACATTGCAGTGCTGGACCTCAACGACAACAGCCCCACCTTCCTGCAGGCTTCAGGGGCTGCTGGCGGGGGCCTCCCTATCCAG GTACCAGATCGTGCGCCTCCAGGAACACTGGTGACGACTCTACAGGCCAAGGATCCGGATGAGGGGGAGAATGGGACCATCCTGTACACACTGACTG GTCCTGGCTCAGAGctcttttctctgcaccctcacTCAGGGGAGCTGCTCACTGCAGCACCCCTAATCCGAGCAGAACGGCCCCACTATGTCCTGACGCTGAGTGCTCACGACCAAGGCAGCCCTCCTCGGAGCTCCAGCCTCCAACTGCTGGTGCAG GTGCTTCCCTCAGCTCACTCGGCTGAGCCTCCGCCAGATTTTTCAGAGCCAGATCCCTTGGCGCCCGTGCCTGTGGTGCTGACGGTGACAGCAGCTGAAGGACTGCAACCCGGTTCTCTATTGGGCTCGGTGGCACCGCCAGAGCCGGCGGGGGTGGGAGCATTCACCTACACGCTGGTGGGCGGCGCGGACCCAGACGGCACCTTCGCGCTGGACGCTGCCTCGGGGCGCCTGTACCTGGCTCGGCCACTGGACTTTGAGGCGGGCCCGACGTGGCGCGCGCTCACGGTGCGCGCCGAAGGACCGGGCGGCTCGGGCGCGCGACTGCTGCGCGTACAAGTGCGCGTGCAAGACGAGAACGAGCACGCGCCGGCCTTCGCCCGAGATCCGCTGGCGCTGGCACTGCCGGAGAACCCAGAGCCCGGCGCGGCTTTGTACACTTTCCGAGCGTCTGACGCAGATGGTCCGGGCCCCAACAGCGACGTGCGCTACCGCCTGCTGCGCCAGGAGCCGCCCGCGCCTGCTCTGCGCCTGGACGCGCGCACCGGGGCGCTGAGCGCTCCGCGGGGTCTGGACCGCGAGACTACGCCCGCGATGCTACTGCTTGTGGAAGCGACTGACCGGCCCGCGAATGCCAGCCGTCGCCGCACGGCGCGCGTCTCCGCGCGCGTCTTTGTCACGGATGAGAATGACAATGCTCCCGTCTTCGCCTCGCCCTCACGTGTGCGCCTCCCCGAAGATCAGCCACCTGGATCCGTAGCGCTGCACGTGGTAGCCCGGGACCCGGACCTGGGCGAGGCCGCTCGCGTGACCTACCGCCTGGCCGCAGGCGGGGATGGCTACTTCCGGCTACACTCCAGCACTG GAGCGCTGTCCGTGGTGCGGCCCCTGGACCGCGAACAGCGAGCTGAGCACGTTCTGACCGTGGTGGCCTCTGACCACGGCTCCCCGCCGCGCTCAACCACGCAGCTACTGACTGTCACTGTCGCTGATGTCAACGACGAGGCACCCACTTTCCAGCAGCAGGAGTACAGCGTCCTCTTGCGGGAGAACAGCCCCCCTGGCACATCTCTGCTAACTCTGCAAGCAACTGACCCTGACCTGG GGGCCAATGGTCAAGTGACATATGGAGGCATCTCTGGCGAAAGCTTCTCCCTGGATCCAGACACTGGAGTTCTCACAGCTCTTCGGGCTTTGGATCGAGAAGAGCAGGAGGAGATTAACCTGACAG TGTATGCCCGGGACAGGGGATCACCTCCTCTGTTGACCCATGTCACAGTGCGAGTGACTGTAGAGGATGAGAATGACCATGCCCCAACCTTTGGGAGTGCCCATCTCTCCCTGGAAGTGCCCGAGGGCCAGGACCCTCAGATCCTTACCACGCTGCGGGCCTCTGATCCAGATGTGGGAGCCAACGGGAAGTTGCAGTACCGCATCCTCG ATGGGGACCCATCGGGAGCCTTTGTCCTGGATCTAGCCTCTGGGAAGTTTGGCACCATGAGACCACTAGACCGAGAGGTGGAACCAGCATTCCAGCTGCGGATAGAGGCCCAGGACGGAGGCCAGCCAGCTCTCAGTGCCACTCTGCTTTTGACAGTGACAGTGCTGGATGCCAATGACCATGCCCCAACTTTCCCTGTGCCGGCCTATTCTGTGGAGGTGCCTGAGGATGCTCCTGCAGGGACTCTTCTATTGCAGCTACAGGCTCATGACCCTGATGCTGGGGCCAATGGCCATGTGACCTACTACCTGGGTGCAGGTGCAGCAGGAGCCTTCCTGCTGGAGCCAAGTTCTGGGGAATTGCGCACAGCCACAGCCCTAGATAGAGAGCAGTGTCCCAGCTATGCCTTTTCTGCAAGCGCGGTGGATGGTGCAGCTGCTGGGCCCCTGAGCACCACAGTGCCTATTACCATCACAGTGCATGATGTCAATGACCATGCACCCACCTTCCCCACCAGTCCCCTGAGGCTGCGCCTGCCCCGTCCCAGCCCCAGCACCCCAACCCTGGCTCTGGCCACTCTGCGAGCCGAAGACCGTGATGCTGGTGCCAATGCCTCCATTCTCTATCGGCTGGCAGGCACAGCACCTCCTGGCACCACTGTGGACTCTTACACTGGTGAAATCCGTGTGGCCCGCCCACTTGTAGCCCTGGGCCCCCGGGATCGTGTCCTCTTCATCGTGGCCACTGACCTTGGCCGTCCTGCTCGCTCTGCCACAGGTGTGGTCATTGTTGGGCTACAGGGGGAGTCTGAACGTGGACCCCGCTTTCCCCGTGCTAGTAGTGAAACTGTGCTTCGTGAGAATGCACCCCCAG GGACTATCATTGCCTCCCCCAAGGCTGTCCACACAGGGGGCTCAAATGGACTGATCACCTACAGCATTCTCAGTGGGAATGAGAAAGGGACATTCTTCATCCAGCCTAGCACAG GAGCTATCACAGTTCGCTCAGCAGAGGGGCTGGACTTTGAGGCAAATCCACGGCTACGACTGGTGCTGCAGGCGGAAAGTGGAGGGGCCTTTGCCTTCTCTGTGCTGACCCTGACCCTGCAAGACACCAATGACAACGCTCCCCGCTTCCTGCAGCCCCACTACGTGGCCTTCCTGCCTGAGTCTAGGCCCTTGGATGGGCCCCTGCTGCAG GTGGAAGCAGATGACCTGGATCAAGGCCCCAGTGGACAGATCTTCTACAGTCTGGCTGCATCCCAGCCAGCACGGGGATTGTTCCACGTAGACCCAGCCACAGGCACTATCACTACCACAGCCATCCTGGACCGTGAGATCTGGGCAGAAACACG GCTGGTACTGATGGCCACGGACAGAGGAAGCCCAGCCCTGGTGGGCTCAGCTACCCTGACAGTGATGGTCATCGACACCAATGACAATCGCCCTACCATCCCCCAACCTTGGGAGCTCAGAGTATCCGAAG ATGCACTGTTGGGCTCAGAGATTGCACAGGTCACAGGGAACGATGTGGACTCTGGACCGGTGCTGTGGTATGTGCTGAGCTCATCTGAACCCCAGGATCCTTTCAGTGTAGGCCGCTATGGAGGTCGCGTCTCCCTCACAGGCCCCTTGGACTTCGAGCAGCGTGACCACTACCACCTGCAACTGCTGGCACATGATGGGCCTCACGAGGGCCGTGCCAACCTCACGGTGCTTGTGGAGGACGTCAATGACAATGCACCTGTCTTCTCACAGAACCTTTACCAG GTGACGATGCTTGAGCACACCCCCCCAGGCAGTGCCATTCTCTCCGTCTCTGCCACTGACCGGGACTCGGGTGCCAATGGTCACATATCCTACCACCTGGCTTCCCCTGCTGAGGGCTTCAGTGTTGACCCCAACAACG GGACCTTGTTCACAACAGTGGGAACAATGGCCTTGGGCCATGAGGATCTAGGAGTTGTGGACGTGGTGCTGGAAGCACGAGATCATGGGATGCCGGGCCGGGCAGCCCGAGCCACAGTGCATGTGCAGCTGCAGGACCAGAACGACCATGCCCCGAGCTTCACACTGCCACACTACCGTGTGGCTGTGACTGAGGACCTGCCCCCTGGCTCCACCCTGCTCACCCTGGAGGCCACAGATGCCGATGGAAGCCGCACCCATGCCACCGTGGACTACAGCATTGTCAGTGGCAACCGGGGCCGAGTCTTCCAGCTAGAACCCCGGCTTGCTGAAGCTGGGGAGAGTGGTGGACTTGGCCCCCAGGCACTGGGATGCTTGGTGTTGCTTGAGCCTCTAGACTTTGAAAGCTTAACCCAGTACAATCTAACTGTGGCTGCAGCAGATCGGGGACAGCCACCTCGCAGCTCAGCCGTGCCAGTCACTGTCACTGTGCTGGATGTCAACGACAACCCACCTGTCTTTACTCGAGCATCCTACCGCGTGGCCATATCTGAAGACACGCCGGTTGGAGCCGAGCTGCTACATGTGGAGGCCTCTGACGCTGACCCAGGCCCTCATGGCCTTGTGCGTTTCACCCTCAGCTCAGGTGACCCTTCCGGGTTCTTTGAGCTGGATGAGAGCTCGGGTGCCTTGCGACTGGCCCGCCCCTTGGACTGTGAGACCCAGGCTCAACATCAGCTTGTAGTGCAGGCTGCAGACCCTGTGGGGGCACACTTTGCACTGGCACCAGTGACCATTGAGGTCCAGGATGTGAATGACCATAGTCCAGCCTTCCCACTGAGCTTGCTCAGCACTAGCCTGGCAGAGAACCAGCCTCCAGGCACTCTTGTGACCACTCTGCATGCGATTGATCAGGATGCTGGTGCTTTCGGGAGGCTCCGCTACAGCCTGTTGGAGGCCGGGCCAGGGCCTGAGGGACATGAGGCATTTGCACTGAATGGCTCGACAGGGGAGCTGAGGGCACGGGTGGCCTTTGACTATGAGCACACAGGAAGCTTCCAGCTGCTGGTGGGTGCTGCTGATGCTGGGAATCTCTCAGCTTCGGTCACTGTGTCAGTGCTGGTGACTGGCGAGGATGAGTATGACCCAGTATTCCTAGCTCCAGCTTTCCACTTCCAAGTGCCAGAAGGTGCCCGGCGTGGCCACAGCCTGGGTCATGTGCAGGCCACAGATGAGGATGGAGGTGCTGATGGTCTGGTGCTTTATTCACTTGCCACCTCTTCTCCCTACTTtggtatcaaccagactacaggTGCCTTGTACCTGCGGGTGGACAGCCGGGCACCAGGCAGTGGAACAGGCCCCTCTGGGGGTGGGGTCCGGACCCGGCGCGAAGCGCCACGGGAGCTGAGGTTGGAAGTGGTGGCACGGGGGCCTCTGCCTGGTTCAAGGAGTGCCACAGTGCCTGTGACCGTGGATATCACCCACACTGCACTGGGCCTGGCACCTGACCTCAACCTGCTCTTGGTGGGGGCTGTGGCGGCCTCCCTGGGAGTGGTGGTGGTACTTGCACTGGTGGCCCTGGTCCTCGGGCTGGTGCGGGCCCGTAGTCGCAAGGCAGAAGCAGCGCCTGGCCCAATGTCGCAAGCAGcacccctggccagtggctcccTGCAGAAGCTGGACAGAGAGCCCCCCAGCCCACCACCATCAGAGCACCTATATCACCAGACTCTCCCCAGCTATGGTGGGCCAGGAGCTGGGGGCCCCTACCCCCGGGGTGGCTCCCTGGACCCTTCCCATTCAAGTGGCCGAGGCTCAGCAGAAGCTGCAGAGGATGACGAGATCCGCATGATCAACGAGTTCCCCCGTGTGGCCAGTGTGGCCTCCTCCCTGGCTGCCCGGGGCCCTGACTCAGGCATCCAGCAGGACGCAGACGGACTGAGTGACACATCCTGTGAGCCACCTGCCCCTGACACCTGGTATAAGGGTCGAAAGGCAGGGCTGCTGCTGCCAGGTGCAGGAGCCACTCTGTACCGAGAAGAGGggcccccagcccctgccacGGCCTTCTTGGGGGGCTGTGGCCTGAGCCCTGCACCCACTGGGGACTATGGCTTCCCAGCAGATGGCAAGCCGTGCGTGGCAGGTGCACTGACAGCCATTGTAGCTGGCGAGGAAGAGCTCCGTGGCAGCTATAATTGGGACTACCTGCTGAGCTGGTGCCCTCAGTTCCAGCCACTGGCCAGTGTGTTCACAGAGATCGCCCGGCTCAAGGATGAAGCACGGCCCTGTCCCCCAGCTCCCCGTATTGACCCACCACCCCTCATCACTGCCGTGGCCCACCCAGGAGCCAAGTCCGTGCCCCCCAAGCCAGCCAGCACAGCTGCAACCCGGGCCATCTTCCCACCGGCCTCCCACCGCTCTCCCATCAGCCATGAAGGCTCTCTGTCCTCAGCTGCCATGTCCCCCAGCTTCTCACCTTCACTCTCTCCTCTGGCTGCTCGCTCACCTGTTGTCTCGCCTTTTGGGGTGGCCCAGGGCCCCTCAGCTTCAGCACTCAGCACAGAGTCTGGCCTGGAGCCACCCGATGACACTGAGCTGCACATCTAG